From Penaeus vannamei isolate JL-2024 chromosome 37, ASM4276789v1, whole genome shotgun sequence, one genomic window encodes:
- the LOC113807462 gene encoding uncharacterized protein: MHFSFLTAALMAAVVAAAPGAQYGYQATKCQPEIQYVTRTETVPKYVTTTHYQTRTQYKTQYQPRYVTQTQQVPHYVTRTQTVPEYITQTVPQYVTRTQYQKQHVTVTKPCPSSGGK, from the exons ATGCATTT CTCTTTCCTGACGGCGGCCCTGATGGCGGCAGTGGTGGCGGCGGCTCCTGGGGCCCAGTACGGTTATCAGGCCACT AAGTGCCAGCCTGAGATCCAGTACGTGACCCGCACAGAGACCGTGCCCAAGTACGTAACCACAACCCACTACCAGACGCGCACGCAGTACAAGACGCAG TACCAGCCACGCTACGTCACCCAAACGCAGCAGGTGCCACACTACGTCACCCGAACGCAGACGGTGCCCGAGTACATCACCCAGACGGTGCCTCAGTACGTCACCAGGACGCAGTACCAGAAGCAGCACGTCACCGTCACCAAGCCATGCCCGAGCTCAGGAGGCAAGTGA